ACCGATCTGTGGAACGCGGGAAGGCTCGCCATGCGCCAGGCCCATCACGGTACCCGGCGTGCACATGAGCGCGCGCTTGAGACCGGCGTCATCGAGGAGGGGGTCATCGAGCTCTATCCCATGATGTACCCGTCTATGCCGGGAATCGATCCCGGCGCCTTCGTGGTCGCCGATTCCCCCTGTGTGTTCAGGCAGGAGGACGAGGAAAAACGCGAACTCTCCATTGCCCTGGCGAAGTTCCTGACCAACACCCGCCACGAACGGGAAGCGGCCTACGCCATGTCCACCCTTCCGACCAGGTATTCCGCACTGGACGTCTGGGCCGACGATCCCTTCCAGCAGTACGTACTGCGTGTGGCGCGATACGGCACGAAGGACGCCATACAGGGATACGGCATTCCCCTGGTGAACATGACCCTGAGCGCCTTCCAGGCCGCCATGTCCCGGCAGGCCACGCCCAGGAAGGCGCTCGACGACCTGGCCAGGCGGGGTAACCGGTTCATTCGCAGAGACATCGAACGCCGCCTGCGCGCCGGGGCGGAGTAAGCGCCGGAGGGTCCCATCGCATTGAGCCTCACTCGAACGATCTTCAGGGAACGCTGGGCCTATCTGTTCCTCCTCCTGCCCCTCCTGCTTTTCGCGGTCTTCAACATGCTGCCCATGGCCGCGACGATCTTCCTCGGTTTCGCCGACTACTTTCCCGGGGGACAACCGGTCTGGACCGGCCTGGAAAACTACGCTTACGCGCTGTCGGACGACCTGTTCTGGAAGGCGCTGGGCATCACGGTCCTGTACACCTGCGGGGTGGTGCCCGCCAGCCTGCTGATCTCGCTGTTCCTGGCCTACGTCATTTTCGGTCTGAAATACGCCTGGGCCCAGGTCATCTTCAAATCGGCGTTCTATCTCCCGGTGGTGACGTCCGGGGCGATCCTCTCCCTGGTCTGGCTCTGGCTGTTCAACCCGGCCCGGGGCCTGCTCAACTACGTATTGTCCTACGCGGGACTGG
This genomic interval from Gemmatimonadota bacterium contains the following:
- a CDS encoding sugar ABC transporter permease; this encodes MSLTRTIFRERWAYLFLLLPLLLFAVFNMLPMAATIFLGFADYFPGGQPVWTGLENYAYALSDDLFWKALGITVLYTCGVVPASLLISLFLAYVIFGLKYAWAQVIFKSAFYLPVVTSGAILSLVWLWLFNPARGLLNYVLSYAGLGPYLWTSDPQMALPSLMFMAIMGGHGAAIVLLTAAMGGIPASYYEAARLDGAGPWRQYWKITLPLLRPTVLYLLVTSTIASFQVFTQVLMMTGGGPDYATTTLVYLIYTDAFEYFDFG